Within the Vagococcus carniphilus genome, the region AATTAAGAAAAATTTTGAAAATGAAAAAAGTAGGACATAGTGGTACATTAGATCCTGATGTAGATGGTGTTTTACCTATTTGTATTGGTAAAGGAACTAAAGTAATAGAATACATCCAGGATTCAAATAAAATCTATATGGGAGAAATAACACTAGGCTTCTCAACTGAAACAGAAGACGCTAGTGGAGAAATTGTAGAAAGAACACCTATTACTTCAGAGATTGAAACAGAAATGGTTGATGAGGCGATGAGGCAATTGGTTGGAGAAATCACTCAAATACCACCAATGTATTCTGCTGTAAAAGTTAATGGTAAGAGATTGTATGAATATGCTAGAAATGATGAAGAAGTTGAGCGACCACAAAGAAAAGCTATGATTTATTCATATGAGAGAACAACTTTACCAGAATATGATAAAGAAAATCAATTGATGAAGTGGGAGTTCACAGTGGACTGTGGTAAAGGAACTTATGTTAGAACTTTAGCAGTTGATACAGGCAAAAATTTAAATGTTGCATCACATATGTCAAATCTAACACGAATTAAAAGTGGTGGATTTACAAAAGAAGAGTGCTTCACTCTTGAGGAAATAGCTTTGTTAATGGATTTAGAAAGAGAGTCAGAATTTTTATATCCAGTTGAAAGAGGCGTTAAGGATTTTCCAAAAGTTGAATTAACAAAGGAAATGTACCAAGTCATTCGAAACGGTTCAGTCGTTCCAACGTCTTTTTTTGAAAATATTGTGGTTACTGAGCCAATTGCTTTGTTTTATCAGGAAAAAGTTGTTAGTATTTATGGGGAGCATCCTTATAAAGAGGGTATGTTAAAACCAATTAAAGTCTTACGAAATGATTAAAGGGGAAAGCACATGGAAGTCATAAGAATACATCATCCATATAAAAAGTCACAGATACCAAAAGAAGAGGTGGTATTAGTACTAGGCTTTTTTGATGGTGTGCATTTAGGTCATCAAAAAGTAATTGAAGCAGGAAAAAAAGAAGCAATTGAAAAAGGAAAAAAATTAGCAGTCATGACGTTTAATCATCATCCTTCAGTTGTTTTTAAAAAGATAGATCATAAAAAAATGAAATACATTACTACAGTAGATCAAAAAATAAAACGCATGGAAGAAAACGGTGTAGATATTCTTTATGTTGTTGAATTTACTTCAGCTTTTGCTGGTTTAGAACCACAAGATTTTGTGGACCAGTATATTGTTGGCTTAAATGCGGTCACTGCAGTTGCAGGATTTGATTATACATACGGTAAAGCAGATATTGCGAGTATGGATTTACTTCCAACTTATAGTAAAGACCGTTTTAGTATTATTGAAGTACCTAAACAAAAACAAGGTGACGAAAAAATTAGCTCAACTAACATCAGAAAAATGATGGCAGAAGGTAATATGGAAGGTGCTAATGAATTTTTAGGTTACACGTATGAGTTATCCGGAATGGTAGTTCATGGGGATAAGCGTGGTAGAACTCTTGGTTTTCCAACTGCAAACATTAAAATATCTAATCAATCTTTATTACCAGTTGGTGGTGTTTACGCTGTTAAAATTAAAGTAGCCAATCAATGGTACATGGGAATGTCTCAAATCGGTTATAATATAACATTTGAAAAAAATCGTCCAATGACAATCGAAGTGAATATTTTAGATTTTGATGAAGACATCTATGGCGAACATGTTTCAGTTCAGTGGTGTCATTACTTACGAAAAGAAATGAAATTTGATGGTGTAGAAGGCTTAATTGCCCAATTGAAAAAAGATGAAGAAGATACAAGAGAGTATTTTACTTATAAAGGAGTCTTATAATGACTTCAGCTTACATTCACATCCCTTTTTGTGAACACATCTGTTTTTATTGTGACTTCAATAAAGTATTTATTGAAGGGCAACCAGTAGATGACTATATAGAATCTTTAATAAAAGAAATTAGATTGACCAAGGCTAAATTTCCATCAGATAACACGGAAACCATTTATATTGGAGGAGGCACACCAACTTCTCTTTCTGCGAATCAATTGGATGTATTATTAAAAGGGGTTCGTGAGGAGTTACCTTTTAAAGATGGTGATGAATTTACAGTAGAAGCTAATCCTGGAGATTTGACTTTAGAAAAATTAAATGTGTTACAGAATTACGGTGTAAACCGAGTATCAATGGGCGTTCAATCTTTTAATGATA harbors:
- the truB gene encoding tRNA pseudouridine(55) synthase TruB, whose product is MEGIIPVWKPRGMTSHDCVFKLRKILKMKKVGHSGTLDPDVDGVLPICIGKGTKVIEYIQDSNKIYMGEITLGFSTETEDASGEIVERTPITSEIETEMVDEAMRQLVGEITQIPPMYSAVKVNGKRLYEYARNDEEVERPQRKAMIYSYERTTLPEYDKENQLMKWEFTVDCGKGTYVRTLAVDTGKNLNVASHMSNLTRIKSGGFTKEECFTLEEIALLMDLERESEFLYPVERGVKDFPKVELTKEMYQVIRNGSVVPTSFFENIVVTEPIALFYQEKVVSIYGEHPYKEGMLKPIKVLRND
- the ribF gene encoding riboflavin biosynthesis protein RibF — protein: MEVIRIHHPYKKSQIPKEEVVLVLGFFDGVHLGHQKVIEAGKKEAIEKGKKLAVMTFNHHPSVVFKKIDHKKMKYITTVDQKIKRMEENGVDILYVVEFTSAFAGLEPQDFVDQYIVGLNAVTAVAGFDYTYGKADIASMDLLPTYSKDRFSIIEVPKQKQGDEKISSTNIRKMMAEGNMEGANEFLGYTYELSGMVVHGDKRGRTLGFPTANIKISNQSLLPVGGVYAVKIKVANQWYMGMSQIGYNITFEKNRPMTIEVNILDFDEDIYGEHVSVQWCHYLRKEMKFDGVEGLIAQLKKDEEDTREYFTYKGVL